In Bacteroidota bacterium, a single genomic region encodes these proteins:
- a CDS encoding outer membrane beta-barrel protein, whose product MRTIVLELHTKIFHFRKGIILLLIFLCISAVFAKKTVWNYGLEANVNFANQIAYNPRNIVNESYNWDYLKCWGVNSYLEFQKGKRVFLVGKLGYQQKGFLQPDGTVLNYKSGNKIDSPVTSFAASKNKFHYITTDALVKYNLGKKLVVPYAAVGLRINYLMTKRMGSSDLFHTKGNQFYDYKNFNRLALGLIAGAGLTIDNKISIAVLTDYDLTKSVNTTSLIVKNWVHTISLSFNLNELLK is encoded by the coding sequence ATGAGAACAATCGTCCTTGAACTCCACACCAAAATTTTCCACTTTAGAAAGGGAATAATTTTACTACTCATTTTTTTATGCATATCGGCTGTTTTTGCAAAAAAAACAGTATGGAATTATGGTCTTGAAGCGAATGTAAATTTTGCGAATCAAATTGCATACAATCCAAGGAACATTGTAAACGAAAGCTACAACTGGGATTATTTAAAATGCTGGGGTGTGAATTCATACCTTGAATTTCAAAAAGGCAAACGCGTATTTTTAGTTGGTAAATTGGGATATCAGCAAAAGGGATTTCTACAACCGGATGGAACCGTATTGAATTACAAAAGCGGAAATAAGATTGATAGCCCTGTAACAAGTTTTGCAGCGTCTAAAAATAAATTTCATTATATCACTACTGATGCTTTGGTGAAGTACAATTTGGGTAAAAAGCTAGTTGTTCCTTATGCAGCGGTTGGACTTCGAATTAATTATTTAATGACTAAACGAATGGGAAGTTCTGATCTTTTTCATACCAAAGGAAATCAATTTTATGACTATAAAAATTTTAATCGACTTGCACTCGGATTGATTGCCGGAGCCGGTTTAACAATAGATAATAAAATTTCGATTGCTGTCTTAACTGATTATGATTTAACCAAAAGTGTGAATACAACTAGTTTAATAGTTAAAAACTGGGTACATACTATAAGTTTAAGTTTTAACCTAAATGAACTTTTAAAATAA
- a CDS encoding NADP-dependent malic enzyme, producing the protein MATIKKQDALDYHAQGRPGKIEVIPTKPYHSQRDLSLAYSPGVAEPCLEIAKNPEDVYKYTAKGNLVAVISNGTAVLGLGNIGAEASKPVMEGKGLLFKIFADIDVFDIEIDATDIDVFVQTVKAIAPTFGGINLEDIKSPECFEIERRLKAELTIPLMHDDQHGTAIISGAALINALEIAGKKIGEVQIVVNGAGASAISCSKIYLALGAKRENLTMLDSTGVLSLDRNDLDENKKQFARDTMLKTLAEAIKGADVFVGLSKGNVVNQDMIRSMAADPIVFALANPNPEISYEDAIAAREDIIIATGRSDHPNQVNNVLGFPFIFRGALDVRATCINEEMKLAAIYALAALAKEPVPEAVNLAYNARNITFGKTYIIPKPVDSRLIYTVAPAVAKAAIQSGVAKNPISDWEAYSQSLIHRMGLDHKLMKNITLRAKQDPQRVLFAEADHYKILKAAQQARDEGVCTPVFLGDREKIKALILENNLDLENEEIIDPRSPQEDARRKYFGDLFFENRQRKGFTLFEARKVMRERNHFGAMMLQTGEVDALISGLTRKYPDTIRPGLQIIGTLPGINRVAGMYIIVNKKGPFFFADTTININPTAEELVDITLLTANAVKKFGIVPRVAMLSYSNFGSSDGEESKKMRKAVSILHENYPDLVVDGEMQANFALNTELIGEQFPFSELGKTSANTLIFPNLSSGNIAYKLMQEMGGSEAIGPVLLGLNKSMHILQIGSSVREIINMIAISVVDAQSKKQASYDYAH; encoded by the coding sequence ATGGCTACAATAAAAAAACAGGATGCGCTTGACTATCACGCACAAGGACGTCCGGGAAAAATAGAAGTTATACCCACCAAACCATATCATTCACAGCGCGACCTTTCTTTGGCCTACTCGCCGGGAGTTGCCGAACCCTGTTTAGAAATAGCAAAAAACCCTGAAGACGTTTATAAATATACCGCCAAAGGAAACTTGGTTGCTGTAATTTCAAATGGAACCGCTGTGCTTGGGCTAGGAAACATTGGTGCCGAAGCATCTAAACCCGTAATGGAGGGTAAGGGATTGCTCTTTAAAATATTTGCGGACATTGATGTATTTGATATTGAAATTGATGCTACCGACATTGATGTATTTGTTCAAACCGTAAAAGCCATTGCTCCCACTTTCGGTGGAATTAATTTGGAAGACATTAAATCGCCTGAATGTTTTGAAATTGAGAGACGATTGAAAGCGGAACTCACTATACCACTCATGCATGACGATCAGCATGGGACAGCAATAATTTCTGGAGCAGCGCTCATCAACGCTTTGGAAATTGCAGGGAAGAAAATTGGTGAAGTACAAATTGTAGTGAATGGCGCCGGTGCTTCTGCTATTTCATGTTCTAAAATATACCTGGCTTTAGGTGCCAAACGCGAAAACCTAACCATGCTCGATAGCACGGGTGTATTGAGTTTAGACCGTAACGACCTCGATGAGAATAAAAAGCAATTTGCTAGAGATACAATGCTTAAAACCCTTGCAGAAGCTATAAAAGGGGCAGATGTTTTTGTTGGTTTGAGCAAAGGGAATGTGGTAAATCAAGATATGATTCGCAGTATGGCCGCCGATCCTATTGTGTTTGCTCTGGCCAATCCCAATCCCGAAATCTCCTACGAAGATGCAATTGCTGCACGTGAGGATATTATTATTGCTACCGGACGAAGCGATCATCCTAATCAGGTGAACAATGTACTTGGTTTCCCTTTTATTTTTAGAGGAGCTTTGGATGTGCGTGCAACCTGCATCAACGAAGAAATGAAATTGGCAGCCATTTATGCTTTAGCAGCCCTTGCTAAAGAACCGGTGCCGGAAGCGGTTAACTTGGCTTACAACGCACGCAACATCACATTTGGTAAAACATATATCATTCCTAAACCGGTTGATTCTCGCCTAATTTATACCGTTGCTCCTGCTGTTGCAAAAGCAGCCATTCAAAGTGGTGTGGCTAAAAATCCGATTAGCGATTGGGAAGCATATAGTCAGTCGTTGATTCACCGAATGGGCCTTGACCATAAATTAATGAAAAACATTACCCTTCGCGCCAAGCAAGACCCGCAGCGTGTTTTGTTTGCAGAAGCTGATCATTACAAAATTTTAAAAGCAGCCCAACAAGCCAGAGACGAAGGGGTTTGCACACCCGTATTCTTGGGCGATAGAGAAAAAATTAAAGCACTCATACTCGAAAATAACTTGGATCTCGAAAATGAAGAGATTATTGACCCAAGAAGTCCACAGGAAGATGCACGCCGAAAATATTTTGGGGATTTATTTTTTGAAAACCGCCAACGAAAAGGATTTACACTTTTTGAAGCCCGCAAAGTGATGCGCGAACGAAATCATTTTGGCGCCATGATGCTGCAAACCGGAGAAGTTGATGCATTGATATCAGGGCTTACCCGAAAATATCCCGATACCATTCGACCTGGATTACAAATTATTGGAACGCTTCCCGGCATCAACCGCGTGGCTGGAATGTACATCATCGTAAATAAAAAAGGTCCTTTCTTTTTTGCCGATACTACCATCAATATCAATCCTACGGCTGAAGAATTAGTCGACATTACATTACTTACAGCCAATGCCGTGAAAAAATTCGGGATCGTTCCTCGTGTTGCCATGCTCTCCTATTCCAACTTTGGCTCAAGCGATGGCGAAGAATCTAAAAAAATGAGAAAAGCAGTTTCTATTTTACATGAAAATTATCCCGATTTGGTGGTAGATGGAGAGATGCAGGCCAACTTTGCTTTAAATACGGAATTAATTGGGGAGCAATTTCCATTTTCTGAATTAGGCAAAACCTCTGCAAATACATTGATTTTTCCGAATTTATCTTCCGGCAATATTGCCTATAAACTCATGCAGGAAATGGGAGGTTCGGAGGCCATAGGGCCGGTATTATTAGGTTTAAATAAATCCATGCACATTTTGCAAATCGGTAGCAGTGTGCGCGAAATTATTAATATGATTGCCATTTCGGTGGTGGACGCTCAATCTAAAAAACAAGCAAGTTATGATTACGCACATTGA
- a CDS encoding alkane 1-monooxygenase codes for MKNFRYFLSLLPGMLAIVGNLLGGYYVWMNIIYVMFGLVVLDWLTKENKETPQGKEGDFVPDFILVLSFLVHSISVFTLLYGVYSGIISGGFIAVAVLSTAINSGISGIISAHEMIHRKQAIWRIIGIWNLVWVNYGHFFIEHIKGHHKWVGTIKDPATALRGESIYAFVWRTIPGQFKSAYKIECERLQKEGKNKRGWGNFVVRITVLQLLLCASIGLLFGLKILMVYLFQSLIAVLLLEYVNYIEHYGLVRNENEKYKATHAWQSDIVISRFSLFELSRHSDHHLKASKPYQTLATHASSPVLPSGYFGVFYIVLIPSLWYKRVHPLLDEMH; via the coding sequence ATGAAAAATTTCAGGTATTTTCTTTCCTTACTTCCCGGCATGCTGGCCATTGTCGGCAATTTGCTTGGTGGCTATTATGTTTGGATGAATATTATTTATGTCATGTTTGGCTTGGTGGTATTGGATTGGCTTACGAAAGAAAATAAGGAGACTCCCCAAGGTAAAGAGGGTGATTTTGTTCCGGATTTTATTTTGGTCTTATCTTTTTTAGTACATAGTATATCGGTATTCACTTTATTATATGGTGTGTATTCAGGAATCATTAGCGGCGGTTTTATTGCAGTTGCTGTTTTATCTACCGCCATTAATTCAGGTATCTCAGGCATTATATCCGCACACGAAATGATTCATCGAAAGCAAGCAATTTGGAGGATTATAGGTATTTGGAATTTGGTGTGGGTAAATTATGGACATTTTTTTATTGAACATATTAAGGGGCATCACAAATGGGTGGGAACTATTAAGGATCCGGCAACAGCTTTGAGAGGTGAATCCATTTATGCATTTGTGTGGCGCACCATTCCCGGACAATTTAAAAGTGCCTATAAAATAGAATGTGAACGCTTGCAAAAGGAAGGGAAAAATAAAAGGGGCTGGGGTAATTTTGTAGTGCGCATAACAGTTTTACAACTGCTGCTGTGTGCAAGCATCGGACTTTTATTTGGGCTAAAGATCCTGATGGTGTATTTATTCCAAAGTTTAATTGCTGTACTGCTGCTCGAATATGTGAACTATATCGAACATTATGGATTGGTTAGAAATGAAAACGAAAAATACAAAGCCACACACGCCTGGCAATCCGATATTGTAATCAGTCGTTTTTCTTTATTTGAATTATCCCGCCACAGCGATCATCATCTAAAAGCATCAAAACCGTATCAAACACTAGCCACACACGCCTCAAGTCCGGTGCTGCCTTCGGGTTATTTTGGAGTTTTTTATATAGTATTAATCCCCTCCCTGTGGTATAAAAGAGTGCATCCTTTGCTGGATGAGATGCATTAA
- a CDS encoding DUF2807 domain-containing protein: MKQSKFLQYGKIAGALGLLFLAHTITKAQDRNFGEFTSVRVGGAANVQISQGESCNVSIEGKDSDTSKIKLSLENGVLVIATKGNLKDGDKLKVKVRVKDLKSLEMSGASDVRMEEEMNLDKLEVQASGAGNAHLKMKANSIDAEVSGAGNVNLSGSANSMTSRISGAGELKAYNLNCDSVKLVVSGSGNAKINAVKSIDVQVSGAGNVIYKGEPANRNVDISGAGSVRQAKGENEVEINESLRINHSDGDTTRLKLGDTRIMIFEDDNKKDTTKKADKVKSIWTGFEVGVNGYLTPGGSSDFPKKYNFLELNYKKSICINVNFWEQNFKLYKNYIALTTGAGLEFNRYFFDNNSTLQPLNDTVSGYVSGIDFRKNCLKASYVTVPLLLEFNTNAKEKKSFHIAAGLVGGYNLATKVKQVYELNNKTYKNKVKDDYNMNPFKLAATVRAGYGRFNVFATYGLTPFFQKKAAAPDLTAFTVGVTLVHFD; encoded by the coding sequence ATGAAACAATCAAAATTTTTACAATACGGAAAAATCGCAGGTGCTCTTGGATTATTATTTCTAGCGCATACTATAACTAAGGCACAAGATCGCAACTTTGGTGAATTTACTTCAGTGCGCGTGGGTGGAGCTGCCAACGTACAAATTAGTCAAGGTGAATCCTGCAATGTTAGTATAGAAGGCAAGGATTCAGACACCTCAAAAATCAAACTCAGTTTAGAAAATGGAGTATTAGTTATTGCAACCAAAGGAAATTTGAAAGATGGCGATAAGTTAAAAGTTAAAGTACGGGTTAAGGATTTAAAAAGCCTTGAAATGAGCGGTGCAAGCGATGTTAGAATGGAAGAAGAAATGAATCTCGATAAGCTCGAAGTACAAGCATCCGGCGCAGGTAATGCCCATTTAAAAATGAAAGCAAATAGCATAGATGCTGAAGTAAGTGGAGCGGGTAATGTGAACTTAAGCGGTAGCGCCAATTCCATGACTTCTCGCATTTCGGGTGCCGGAGAATTAAAAGCATATAATTTGAATTGTGATTCGGTTAAGCTTGTTGTTTCGGGTTCCGGAAATGCTAAGATTAATGCAGTAAAGTCAATCGATGTGCAGGTTTCGGGGGCAGGAAATGTTATTTATAAAGGTGAACCCGCCAACCGGAATGTAGATATCAGTGGTGCAGGTTCGGTAAGACAAGCCAAAGGTGAAAACGAAGTGGAAATCAACGAAAGTTTAAGAATTAATCATAGTGATGGCGATACCACCCGTCTGAAATTGGGAGACACAAGAATTATGATTTTTGAAGACGATAATAAAAAGGACACCACAAAGAAAGCCGATAAGGTAAAAAGTATTTGGACCGGTTTTGAAGTGGGAGTGAATGGATATTTGACTCCAGGTGGCTCATCCGATTTCCCCAAAAAGTATAATTTCTTAGAATTAAATTACAAGAAATCAATCTGCATTAATGTAAATTTTTGGGAGCAAAATTTTAAGCTGTATAAAAATTATATCGCTTTAACTACCGGTGCCGGCTTAGAGTTTAATCGTTACTTTTTCGATAACAACAGCACCTTGCAACCCTTAAATGATACTGTATCCGGTTATGTAAGTGGTATCGATTTTCGTAAAAATTGCCTCAAAGCAAGTTATGTTACAGTACCTTTATTACTGGAGTTCAATACCAATGCAAAGGAAAAAAAATCGTTTCACATAGCGGCCGGCTTAGTTGGTGGATATAATTTAGCTACCAAAGTAAAACAGGTGTATGAGTTAAATAATAAAACATATAAAAATAAAGTGAAAGACGATTACAATATGAATCCATTTAAACTGGCAGCCACTGTTCGTGCGGGCTATGGACGATTTAATGTATTTGCAACCTATGGTTTAACGCCTTTCTTTCAGAAAAAAGCTGCTGCACCCGATTTAACAGCATTTACAGTGGGAGTTACCCTGGTGCACTTCGATTAG
- a CDS encoding GNAT family N-acetyltransferase, translating to MIDFKIVIAEPHHASELREVCMRSFFDTFNGTCTESDMEIYLTKTFPLTHIHHEISSTDCIIYLILLEDKICGYAKLAWQLIPEMQQRQAIELERLYVLKEFIGKGLGNRLMKKCLDTAAEKKAEVIYLGVWEHNYRAQKFYKNYGFEIFGEHPFPIESTPQTDLWMKKELM from the coding sequence ATGATTGATTTTAAGATTGTTATTGCTGAACCCCATCATGCATCCGAATTGCGCGAAGTGTGCATGCGCTCCTTTTTCGATACCTTTAACGGTACATGCACTGAAAGTGATATGGAAATTTATTTAACAAAAACATTTCCACTGACACATATTCATCATGAAATTAGTTCGACCGATTGTATTATCTATCTGATTTTGCTCGAAGATAAAATTTGTGGTTATGCTAAATTGGCCTGGCAGCTCATTCCTGAGATGCAGCAGCGCCAAGCCATAGAGCTGGAACGCTTGTATGTTTTAAAGGAGTTTATCGGGAAAGGATTGGGAAATCGTTTGATGAAAAAATGCTTAGATACAGCAGCCGAAAAAAAAGCTGAAGTAATTTATTTGGGAGTATGGGAACACAATTACCGCGCACAAAAATTTTACAAAAACTATGGTTTTGAAATCTTTGGTGAACATCCCTTTCCAATAGAATCCACGCCCCAAACAGACTTGTGGATGAAGAAGGAATTGATGTAA
- a CDS encoding TonB-dependent receptor: MKTKNNFKLLVLCLICSKLVKSQTIENNADTSYLLNEVTISANKVEQKRKNVAQQIEVLGAKQIASSQSQTTADLMANTGLLSVQKSQQGGGSPVIRGFEANRIVMMVDGVRMNNIIYRGGHLQNIITLDNAILDRAEILFGPASTIYGSDALGGAICFYTRKPQLAAVDEKTKIGVNAFYRYGDVNNESAGHVDFNIGGKKIASLTSFTFSQFGDLRGGTNQNPFYKGTYGERPYFVERFNGKDSLVKNADRYMQKQSAYTQYDFLEKILFQQNEHLSHQLNVQYSSSSDIPRYDRLTDPAGTGLRFAEWYYGPQQRLLTAYDLTHKNDVSFFQLMHLNLNYQNIEESRVTRRFNNKYLDSRIENVSVMGANFDAQRTSGKHEVRIGVDFQYNDLKSTANRKDIVADTTSKLDTRYPDGTNNMMNMGVYISHTWQLTDKLVLNDAIRAGFVSLKSTFKDTTFFPLPFKDANQTNPVYSGSIGLINTPSDDLRFSLLLSTGYRAPNVDDLAKVFESTAGNVIVPNNDLKPEKTVSTELGITKYYGTSTTWQNTVYYTQFMDAIVTDDFTYNGKDSVNYNGNLSRVLANQNKRKAYIYGFSSILRKQCTEHFSTDASLNYTYGRIKTDSSDAPLDHIPPLMARVGLNYENNKFTSTFFVNYNGWKRIKDYYLNGEDNEQYATADGMPAWFTANFRVSYKVWKYITVQAGVDNIFDTQYRTFSSGINAPGRNVFGALRFNY, from the coding sequence ATGAAAACAAAAAACAATTTCAAGCTACTAGTGCTATGCTTAATTTGTAGCAAGCTAGTAAAATCTCAAACTATAGAAAACAATGCAGATACTTCTTATTTGTTGAATGAAGTAACTATATCTGCAAACAAAGTAGAACAAAAAAGAAAAAATGTTGCGCAGCAAATAGAAGTGTTAGGCGCTAAGCAAATTGCCAGTTCACAATCCCAAACAACAGCCGATTTAATGGCGAATACCGGTTTGCTTTCTGTTCAAAAAAGTCAACAAGGTGGCGGAAGCCCTGTTATTAGAGGTTTTGAAGCCAATCGCATTGTGATGATGGTAGACGGGGTACGCATGAATAATATTATTTACAGAGGTGGTCATTTACAAAATATCATTACCCTAGATAATGCTATTTTAGACCGAGCTGAAATTCTTTTTGGTCCGGCTTCTACGATATATGGAAGCGATGCATTGGGAGGCGCCATTTGTTTTTACACGCGAAAACCCCAATTGGCCGCAGTGGATGAAAAAACAAAAATTGGAGTGAATGCCTTTTATCGCTATGGCGATGTAAACAACGAAAGTGCTGGACATGTTGATTTTAATATTGGAGGTAAAAAAATTGCTTCCCTCACCTCTTTTACTTTTTCGCAGTTTGGAGATTTGAGAGGTGGTACTAACCAAAACCCTTTTTATAAAGGAACCTACGGAGAACGGCCTTATTTTGTGGAACGTTTTAATGGAAAGGATTCATTGGTAAAAAATGCCGACCGATACATGCAAAAGCAAAGTGCATACACACAGTACGACTTTTTGGAAAAAATATTGTTTCAACAAAATGAACACCTATCGCATCAATTAAACGTGCAATATTCAAGTTCATCAGATATTCCGCGCTATGATCGACTCACAGATCCTGCAGGTACAGGGCTTCGATTTGCGGAATGGTATTATGGACCTCAGCAAAGACTCCTTACTGCTTATGATCTCACACATAAAAACGATGTTTCCTTTTTTCAATTGATGCATCTTAATTTGAATTATCAAAATATTGAAGAGAGCCGAGTAACGCGTCGATTCAATAATAAATATTTGGATAGTCGCATTGAAAATGTTTCGGTAATGGGTGCCAATTTTGATGCGCAAAGAACCTCAGGTAAACATGAAGTGCGCATTGGTGTTGACTTCCAGTACAATGATTTAAAATCGACGGCAAATAGAAAAGACATTGTTGCGGATACTACAAGTAAATTGGATACGCGTTATCCGGATGGTACAAATAATATGATGAACATGGGAGTTTATATTTCACACACGTGGCAGTTAACCGATAAATTGGTGCTGAATGATGCCATTCGAGCTGGTTTTGTGTCGCTTAAATCAACTTTTAAAGACACAACTTTTTTCCCCTTGCCGTTTAAAGATGCCAATCAAACAAATCCGGTTTACTCGGGTAGCATTGGTTTAATTAATACTCCAAGCGATGATTTAAGATTTTCGCTACTGCTCTCAACCGGCTATCGTGCTCCCAATGTGGATGATTTGGCAAAAGTATTTGAATCTACAGCGGGCAATGTAATTGTTCCAAACAATGATTTAAAACCGGAAAAAACTGTAAGTACTGAACTTGGAATAACTAAGTATTATGGTACATCTACCACTTGGCAAAACACTGTTTATTACACTCAATTTATGGATGCAATTGTAACGGATGATTTTACATACAATGGAAAGGATTCTGTAAATTACAATGGGAATTTAAGCAGAGTGTTAGCAAACCAAAATAAGCGCAAGGCATATATTTATGGCTTTAGCAGTATTTTGCGCAAACAATGTACCGAGCATTTTAGTACCGATGCTTCGTTAAATTACACTTACGGAAGAATAAAAACCGACAGCAGTGATGCGCCACTTGATCACATTCCACCGCTGATGGCACGTGTAGGGCTTAATTATGAAAACAATAAATTCACTTCCACCTTTTTTGTAAATTACAATGGATGGAAAAGAATTAAGGACTATTATTTGAATGGTGAGGACAATGAGCAATATGCAACTGCTGATGGCATGCCGGCTTGGTTTACGGCCAATTTTAGGGTTTCCTATAAAGTTTGGAAATACATCACCGTACAGGCAGGGGTGGATAATATTTTTGATACCCAATACCGCACTTTTTCGAGCGGAATTAACGCTCCCGGAAGAAATGTATTTGGAGCCTTGCGTTTTAATTATTAA
- a CDS encoding acyl-CoA carboxylase subunit beta → MQNKLDNLSNMIAEAQLGGGQKRIDSQHKKGKLTARERLHFLLDEGSFEEIGMFVTHRSSEFGLEREKYLGDGVITGFGTVNGRLIYVFSQDFTVFGGSLSETHAEKICRIMDLAVQNGAPLIGLNDSGGARIQEGVVSLGGYADIFYRNVRASGVIPQLSAIMGPCAGGAVYSPAITDFIMMVENTSYMFVTGPNVVKTVTHEEVTSEELGGASTHSSKSGVTHFSCANEIECIQNIKALLGYMPQNCEDDAPSLEYEKGNEKRPELNTIIPANPNQPYDIREVISGVIDAASFLEVHKNFAENIVVGFARLAGKSLGIVANQPAFLAGVLDINSSTKAARFVRFCDAFNIPLLVFEDVPGFLPGTDQEWNGIITNGAKLLYAFSEATVPRITVITRKAYGGAYDVMNSKHIGADMNYAWPSAEIAVMGAKGAAEIIFKAEIAAAADPAEKLKEKEAEYINHFANPYRAAERGYVDEVIKPEDTREKLIKAFKMLENKVDKLPRKKHGNIPL, encoded by the coding sequence ATGCAAAACAAACTGGATAATTTAAGTAACATGATTGCCGAAGCTCAATTGGGTGGAGGGCAAAAAAGAATTGATTCGCAGCATAAAAAGGGAAAATTAACCGCGCGCGAACGCTTACATTTTTTATTGGATGAGGGATCTTTCGAAGAAATTGGAATGTTTGTAACCCACCGCTCAAGTGAGTTTGGTTTGGAGCGTGAAAAATACCTGGGTGATGGAGTAATAACCGGTTTTGGTACTGTGAATGGCAGATTGATTTATGTTTTTTCACAAGACTTCACTGTGTTTGGGGGCTCACTTTCGGAAACACATGCTGAAAAAATTTGTAGAATTATGGATTTGGCCGTGCAAAATGGCGCACCCTTAATTGGCTTAAACGATAGTGGTGGAGCACGTATTCAAGAGGGTGTAGTTTCGCTGGGCGGATATGCCGATATTTTTTACCGCAATGTGAGAGCGTCTGGAGTAATTCCACAACTCTCGGCTATCATGGGTCCTTGTGCAGGGGGTGCAGTGTATTCTCCTGCCATTACCGATTTTATAATGATGGTTGAGAATACTTCCTACATGTTTGTGACAGGTCCCAATGTGGTAAAAACAGTAACACACGAAGAGGTTACCTCGGAGGAGTTGGGTGGGGCCTCTACACACTCCAGCAAATCGGGAGTAACACATTTTTCTTGTGCAAACGAAATTGAGTGTATTCAAAATATAAAAGCATTGCTCGGCTACATGCCTCAAAATTGCGAAGACGATGCGCCTTCATTGGAGTACGAAAAAGGAAATGAAAAGCGTCCCGAATTAAACACTATTATTCCTGCTAATCCTAACCAACCTTACGATATTAGAGAAGTAATAAGCGGAGTAATTGATGCAGCTAGTTTTTTAGAAGTGCATAAAAACTTTGCCGAAAATATTGTAGTAGGATTTGCGCGTCTCGCAGGTAAAAGCCTTGGTATTGTGGCCAACCAACCGGCATTTTTAGCAGGTGTGTTGGATATAAACAGCTCTACAAAAGCAGCACGATTTGTACGTTTTTGTGATGCATTTAATATTCCCTTATTAGTATTTGAAGATGTTCCCGGTTTTTTACCAGGTACCGATCAGGAATGGAATGGGATTATCACCAATGGTGCAAAATTGTTGTATGCATTTAGTGAAGCCACTGTTCCACGTATTACCGTAATAACCAGAAAGGCCTATGGTGGAGCCTATGATGTTATGAACAGCAAGCACATTGGTGCAGATATGAATTATGCCTGGCCAAGTGCCGAAATAGCGGTAATGGGAGCAAAAGGAGCTGCCGAAATTATTTTTAAAGCTGAAATTGCAGCAGCAGCAGATCCGGCTGAAAAGCTAAAAGAAAAAGAAGCGGAATACATCAATCATTTTGCAAACCCATATCGTGCCGCCGAAAGGGGATATGTGGATGAAGTAATAAAACCGGAGGACACCCGAGAAAAATTAATTAAAGCATTTAAAATGTTAGAAAACAAAGTGGATAAACTTCCTCGAAAAAAGCATGGAAATATTCCACTCTAA
- a CDS encoding fumarylacetoacetate hydrolase family protein encodes MKIICIGRNYSEHAKELKNDVPTEPVFFMKPDTALLKNGQAFYLPDFSNDIHHEVELVIQIQKNGKNIAEKFAPSYYDKIGIGIDFTARDLQQKCKEKGLPWEKAKAFDNSAPLGEFELKSSFKNIADIDFHLNINGELRQKGNSAEMLFSFDKIIAYVSQYITLKTGDLIFTGTPSGVGAVKIGDKLDAYIGEKKLLSFEVK; translated from the coding sequence ATGAAAATTATTTGCATAGGCAGAAATTACAGTGAGCATGCCAAGGAACTTAAAAATGATGTTCCCACTGAGCCGGTTTTCTTTATGAAACCGGATACGGCATTGCTAAAAAACGGTCAAGCATTTTACTTACCCGACTTTAGTAATGATATACACCATGAAGTTGAATTGGTTATTCAAATACAAAAAAACGGAAAGAATATTGCTGAAAAATTTGCCCCTTCTTATTATGATAAAATTGGTATAGGCATTGATTTTACTGCGCGTGACTTACAACAAAAATGCAAAGAAAAAGGCTTGCCTTGGGAAAAAGCAAAAGCATTCGATAACTCTGCGCCCTTGGGTGAATTTGAATTAAAATCCAGTTTTAAAAACATCGCTGACATTGATTTCCATTTAAACATCAACGGAGAGCTTCGTCAAAAAGGGAATTCGGCAGAGATGCTTTTTAGTTTTGATAAAATTATTGCCTATGTATCACAATACATTACATTAAAAACCGGAGACCTGATTTTTACAGGAACCCCATCCGGTGTAGGTGCAGTAAAGATTGGCGATAAACTGGATGCCTATATTGGAGAGAAGAAATTACTCAGTTTTGAGGTAAAATAA